GCACCTCAGCGTCGCCCAGTACGGCGCGCTCGACGGCCTGTACACCGGCGCCACCGCCCTGACCCGGCTGGCCGGCGGCCACCTCGCCGACCGGTTCCGGCGACGGAAGCTGGTCGCGCTGGTCGGGTACGGGCTGTCGGCCGTCTCCAAGCTCGGCCTGCTGGGCGCCTCCGGGGCGCTGGGCATCGGCGCGGTGATCGCCGCCGACCGGACCGGCAAGGGCCTGCGCACCGCGCCCCGGGACGCGCTGATCGCCGGCTCGGTCGCCGAGCGGGACCTCGGCCAGGCCTTCGGCGTGCACCGCGCGATGGACGCCGTCGGGGCGTTCCTCGGCCCCGTCGCCGCGCTGGCCCTGCTGGCCCTGGCCGGCACCGGCGACTACTCCGTCGTCTTCGTCGGCAGCCTCTGCGCCGGTCTGCTCGGCCTGGTCGTGCTGGTCCTGTTCGTCCGGGAGCCCGCCGCGGTACAGGCCGACCCCGCTCCCGGCGCGGAGCCGGTGCTGAGCGCGCCCGGCCGGGTGCGGGCCCGTGAGCTGCTGCACGCCGGGGCCTTCCGCCGGCTCTGCGTCGTCGCGGCCCTGCTGGGCCTGGTCACCGTCGGCGACGGCTTCGTCTACCTCGTGCTGCAGGACCGGGACGACCTGCCGGTGCGGGTGTTCCCCCTGCTCGCGGTCGGCACCAGCCTGGCCTTCCTGCTGCTCGCCGTGCCGCTGGGCCGGCTGGCCGACCGGGTGGGTCGCTGGCCGGTCGTCGTCGGCGGCTACGGCTGCCTGCTGGGGGTCTACCTGCTGCTCAGCACCGACGCCGGCCCGCTCTGGCTGGTGCTGGCCCTGTACGGCGCGTTCTACGCGGCCACCGACGGCGTGCTGTCCGCGCTGGCGGTGCCGCTGATCCCGGAGGCGCTGCGGACGACGGGGCTGGCCCTGCTGCAGACCGGGCAGGCGCTCGCCTACGTCGTCTCCTCGGTGGTCTTCGGGCTGCTCTGGCAGAACGCCGGGGTGGCGGTCGCCTGCCTGACCGCCGCCGCCGTGGCCGTCCTGCTGCTGCCCTGCTGCGCCCTGCTGCTGCACCGCCCCGGGCGGGTCCGGTGACCGCGCTCGGCACCCGCGGCCGGGTCCTGGTCGCCGCCGCGTCGGCGCTGGTGCTGCTCGCCGTCGCCGTCCTCTGGGCCCTCACCCGGTCGGCCGCCGAGGTCGAGGTCGACCCGGCGGCCTCCCTGACCGCCCCGGGCGTCGTCGTCCGGGACACCCGCACCGGGCGGCTGGCCGTCGTCCGCCCGGACGGCAGCCGCGGCCAGACGGCCGCCACGTGCTCGCGGGTGCACGCGGCCGGCGGCCGGGCTGTCTGCCTGCGGCCGGACCCGAGCTCGCCGTCCACCTTCGTGCTCGACGTGCTGGGTCCCGACCTGGCCGTGCAGCGCACGCTGCCGGTCAACGGCGTGCCCACCCGGGCGCGCATCTCCGCCGACGGCCGGGTGGTGGCCTGGACCGTCTTCGTCTCCGGCGACTCCTACACCAGCTCGGGCTTCTCGACCCGGTCCGGCATCCTCGACCTCGAGACGGGCGTGCTGACCACCAGCCTCGAGGACTTCAGCGTCAGCGACGAGCAGGGGCGGGCCCAGAAGCCCCCCGCGGACGCCAACTTCTGGGGCGTCAGCTTCGCCGACGACGACAACACCTTCTACGCGACGATGGCCACCGGCGCGCACTTCTACCTCGTGCAGGGCGACTTCGCCGCGGAGACCGTGACGGTGCTGGCCGACGGCGTCGAGTGCCCCTCGCTGTCCCCCGACGGCACCCGGCTCGTCTACAAGCGCCGGCTGCCCAACCTCACCTGGCGGCTGGAGGTCTACGACCTCGGCAGCGGCCGTCGCACCGCCCTGGCCGAACCTGCCACCGTCGACGACCAGGGCGCCTGGCTGGACGACGCCACGATCGCCTACGGCCGCCTCGACCCGGCGACGGGCCAGGTCGGGGTCTGGACGGTGCCCGCCGACGGCTCCGGCGCCCCGGCCCTGCTCGCCGAGGACGCCGAGTCCCCCTCCGGCCGCGTTCCCGGCTGAGGTCGCCCGGACGGCGCGGTCGTCGGCCCCCGGTCTAGCGTGGGGCGGTGAGCGGCTGGCGGGCGGGGGCGGAGCAGCTGGTCCGGGTGGCACCGCACGCCGGGGCGCACCGGGTGGCCCTGCGGGTCGGCGTCTCGGTCCTGGTGCCGTTGCTGGTGCTCCAGCTGCTCGGCCGAGCGGAGTGGTCGATCTACGCCGCGTTCGGCGCCTTCACCAGCCTGTACGGCCGCAACCGGCTGCACCTGGGCCGGCTGCGGATGCAGGCGACGCTCGCGGGCGCGCTGGTCGCCGCGGTGACCGCCGGGGTCGTGGTGGGGACGAGCGGCCAGCGGGCCTGGCTCAGCGTCCCGTGCGCGGCCCTGCTCGCCGGCGTGGTCGCCCTGGCCTCCGACGCCCAGGACTGGCACCCGCCGGGCCCGCTGTTCGTCGTCTTCGCCTTCACCGCCTGCGCCGCCCTGCCCTCGAGCCCCGCCCAGATGGGGACGGCGGCCGCCGTCGCCGCCGCGTCCGCCCTCCTCTCGGTCGTGGTCGGGTCGGCGGGCTGGCGGGGCCGGCCGGCGCCGCCGCGCTCCCCCGCCGCACGGTCTCGTGTGCGGCACCTGCTGGCCGAGCGCCGGGTCCGGCTGCACCTGGTCCGCTACGTCCTCGCCGTGCTGCTCGCCGGCAGCCTGGCCACCGGGCTGGGCATCGGCCACCCGTACTGGGCCATGGTCTCGGCGGTGGTCCCGATGGCGGCCCGGGACCTGACCGGCCAGCTGGTCCGCGGGGCCCACCGGCTGCTGGGCACCGGGCTGGGGCTGGGCCTGGCGGCGCTGCTGCTCGCGCTGCCGCTCCGCGGCCTGCCGCTGGTCGCCGTCGTGGTGGTGCTGCAGGTGGGCGCCGAGCTGCTGGTCGGCCGCAACTACGGGCTGGCCCTGGTCTGCGTCACGCCGCTGGCCCTCCTGCTGGGCCAGCTCGCCGTCGCCCACGCCGCCGGTCCGCTGATCCGCGACCGGGCGCTGGAGACGCTGATCGGCGTCGTCGTCGGCCTCCTGCTGACGGTCCTGGTCCGCGAGCGCGGCGCCCACCCCGCGCTCCCGGCCTCCTGACCGGACGCGCACCGGCCTGGCGGCGCGCGGGGATCAGCCCAGCGGCAGCGTGACCGAGTGCCGCGCCGGCTCCCGGTACAGCGGGTACAGCGGCCCGACCACGCGGTCCGCGGCGGCGTAGGAGTACCAGACGGGCCCGCCGAGACGCTCCTCGGCCGCCGGGGTCAGCAGCACGCGGTCGGGGTGGCTGGCGCTGGGCCCGTCCTGGCGGCGGACCAGGTCGAGGTCGGCCTCCAGCAGCCGGCAGGCGTTGACCTCGCCCACCCGGCCGTAGGACAGGGTCTCGACCTCCAGGCCGGGCACGAGGACCTTGGCCACGCAGACGTCGTCGACCGTCACGGTGCTCGCGAGCACGTCGTGGTCGGCCAGCTGGTCGAGCAGGTGGGCCAGCTGCTCCTCCGGTCCGGTGACCGGCGGCGCTCCGGTGACGACGTCGTCGTAGCGGACGGTGCGGCTGCGGTCGGGGGCCGTGAGCGTCCGCAGCGCGTCGACGCCGAGGTCGCGCCAGGCCGTCATCGCCGCGGTCGCCCGCGCCTCGCCGCCCCCGGCGGCGGCCCCCACCGCCGCCCAGTAGGCGGCCGGGCCCAG
The window above is part of the Friedmanniella luteola genome. Proteins encoded here:
- a CDS encoding MFS transporter, which translates into the protein MYLADVTRSAGLRGGSLRRVAAGNVVALGLVSLLTDVSSEMVTAVLPAYLVLGLHLSVAQYGALDGLYTGATALTRLAGGHLADRFRRRKLVALVGYGLSAVSKLGLLGASGALGIGAVIAADRTGKGLRTAPRDALIAGSVAERDLGQAFGVHRAMDAVGAFLGPVAALALLALAGTGDYSVVFVGSLCAGLLGLVVLVLFVREPAAVQADPAPGAEPVLSAPGRVRARELLHAGAFRRLCVVAALLGLVTVGDGFVYLVLQDRDDLPVRVFPLLAVGTSLAFLLLAVPLGRLADRVGRWPVVVGGYGCLLGVYLLLSTDAGPLWLVLALYGAFYAATDGVLSALAVPLIPEALRTTGLALLQTGQALAYVVSSVVFGLLWQNAGVAVACLTAAAVAVLLLPCCALLLHRPGRVR
- a CDS encoding PD40 domain-containing protein, yielding MTALGTRGRVLVAAASALVLLAVAVLWALTRSAAEVEVDPAASLTAPGVVVRDTRTGRLAVVRPDGSRGQTAATCSRVHAAGGRAVCLRPDPSSPSTFVLDVLGPDLAVQRTLPVNGVPTRARISADGRVVAWTVFVSGDSYTSSGFSTRSGILDLETGVLTTSLEDFSVSDEQGRAQKPPADANFWGVSFADDDNTFYATMATGAHFYLVQGDFAAETVTVLADGVECPSLSPDGTRLVYKRRLPNLTWRLEVYDLGSGRRTALAEPATVDDQGAWLDDATIAYGRLDPATGQVGVWTVPADGSGAPALLAEDAESPSGRVPG
- a CDS encoding FUSC family protein; translated protein: MSGWRAGAEQLVRVAPHAGAHRVALRVGVSVLVPLLVLQLLGRAEWSIYAAFGAFTSLYGRNRLHLGRLRMQATLAGALVAAVTAGVVVGTSGQRAWLSVPCAALLAGVVALASDAQDWHPPGPLFVVFAFTACAALPSSPAQMGTAAAVAAASALLSVVVGSAGWRGRPAPPRSPAARSRVRHLLAERRVRLHLVRYVLAVLLAGSLATGLGIGHPYWAMVSAVVPMAARDLTGQLVRGAHRLLGTGLGLGLAALLLALPLRGLPLVAVVVVLQVGAELLVGRNYGLALVCVTPLALLLGQLAVAHAAGPLIRDRALETLIGVVVGLLLTVLVRERGAHPALPAS